One window from the genome of Cryptococcus neoformans var. neoformans JEC21 chromosome 12 sequence encodes:
- a CDS encoding carnitine acetyltransferase, putative yields the protein MIIPSSIHRIQSVHTPLRTLRTTSFFPVLAPAHPASITARNVSRRMFAASTYRDNQLKTFENQSKLPRLPVPDLEASLEGYLQSLGPLLEEKYDKASLSNEVEKRRLYVKDFASAGGLGRVLQERLKDLDHVSPNNWLNDTLWLALAYHTWRAPLLVNSNWWLCFAEDPLSPPPPSLPSSTNESNSMGAQTATIKVPNPSPLTDVPAGGQGGGKEWLVSGSIDPPVQYEKVVKKEWITPWQIRRAAWIARRFAEFRTKLERQEIKPDEIKGVKFCMNQYANMFNLSRIPLPNCDAFSNPSPLSTHLSLLVDDYYYAIDIFSPPSSSADGVPEPLPAGEIEKRFQAAVDDAKRRKQRGERAVEVGVLGADDRDNWTKNRERLLLLSPSNRSTLTSLSTSLLALSLDPYTLPSVPPPSGDPLRLPAVDAQVRNCATGIDGGRNRWFDKAVSVLVETSGRAGIMGEHSPVDALIPSIVVEYVLDKPVDESQFKTSTPVVVATGKGGEGWEKLDWAVDETILQEIEQVKQKNQKLIDDSDASQLWWGEYASEWIKKTAKQAPDAYIQQALQLAWFLDQGYPTATYETASTRTMLHGRTDVIRSLTSESRAFVKAMTNPESTADERYRLLSSACQAHNALTKRSSSGHGYDRHLMGLKVQLRAGETHPLFEDEVYAKSQEWKLSTSGLSAGGKFTATGFGAAWPDGYGINYMAGPHLIKFGIESKFSCEKTSTQRFKHNIAQVLRDMRAVCEAVGGVDASRAKL from the exons ATGAttattccttcttccatacACCGCATCCAGTCTGTACATACCCCTCTTAGAACCCTCCGCACAACCTCGTTCTTCCCAGTATTAGCACCCGCGCACCCCGCCTCGATCACTGCCAGAAACGTATCCCGTAGAATGTTTGCCGCTTCCACTTACAGAGATAATCAGTTAAAAACCTTTGAGAACCAGAGTAAACTCCCAAGGCTGCCTGTGCCAGATTTGGAAGCTAGTCTGGAGGGGTACCTTCAGAGCCTGGGACCGTTACtggaggaaaag TATGACAAAGCTAGTTTGAGTAACGAAGTTGAGAAACGACGATTGTATGTTAAAGACTTTGCTTCAGCCGGAGGACTGGGGCGAGTTTTGCAAGAACGTCTTAAAG ACCTTGATCATGTATCCCCCAACAACTGGCTAAATGATACACTCTGGCTTGCGCTCGCTTACCATACCTGGAGAGCTCCGCTGCTGGTCAACTCGAATTGGTGGCTATGCTTTGCCGAAGATCCGCTTAGccctcctccgccttctCTACCTTCTTCTACGAATGAATCCAATTCCATGGGCGCTCAAACTGCTACTATCAAAGTTCCCAACCCTAGCCCTCTCACGGACGTCCCGGCAGGCGGTCAAGGTGGTGGTAAAGAGTGGCTCGTGTCAGGCTCAATCGATCCTCCTGTGCAGTACGAAAAGGTCGTAAAGAAGGAGTGGATTACGCCCTGGCAAATTCGGCGTGCGGCTTGGATCGCTAGGCGATTTGCAGAGTTTAGGACGAAACTGGAGAGACAAGAGATCAAGCCGGATGAGATCAAGGGAGTCAAGTTCTGTATGAACCAGTATGCCAA CATGTTCAATCTCTCGAGGATACCTTTACCCAACTGCGACGCTTTTTCGAACCCTTCTCCACTCTCAACGCACCTCTCTCTTCTAGTGGATGATTACTACTACGCTATCGACATTTTTTccccaccttcttcctctgccgaCGGTGTGCCAGAACCACTCCCTGCTGGGGAAATTGAGAAGAGATTCCAAGCGGCAGTGGACGATGCTAAGCGAAGGAAACAACGTGGGGAAAGGGCTGTGGAGGTTGGTGTATTGGGTGCTGATGATAGAGATAACTGGACCAAG AACCGAGAGCGCCTCTTACTTCTCTCACCCTCGAACCGCTCTACCCTGACTTCTCTCTCAACGtctcttctcgccctttcACTCGACCCTTACACACTCCCATCTGTGCCTCCTCCCTCTGGCGACCCTCTCCGGCTTCCGGCTGTTGACGCTCAAGTGAGAAACTGCGCCACAGGCATAGACGGCGGTAGAAACAGGTGGTTCGATAAAGCTGTTAGTGTGTTGGTAGAGACAAGCGGCCGGGCGGGGATTATGGGCGAGCATTCCCCGGTGGACGCATTGATTCCTAGTATCGTGGTCGAGTATGTGCTGGATAAGCCTGTCGATGAGTCCCAATTCAAGACTTCTACGCCGGTAGTGGTAGCCACGGGAAAGGGTGGTGAAGGGTGGGAGAAGCTGGATTGGGCTGTGGATGAGACTATCTTACAGGAGATTGAGCAAGTCAAGCAGAAGAATCAAAAGTTGATTGATGACTCTGATGCAAGTCAGTTGTGGTGGGGCGAATACGCTTCAGAATGGATTAAGAAAACTG CCAAACAAGCACCCGACGCATATATCCAGCAAGCTCTCCAGCTTGCGTGGTTCCTTGACCAAGGTTATCCTACGGCCACTTATGAAACCGCCTCTACTCGTACCATGCTGCACGGTCGTACGGACGTCATCCGCTCGCTCACATCCGAATCTCGTGCATTCGTCAAGGCCATGACCAACCCCGAAAGCACCGCCGATGAGAGATACAGGCTTCTGAGCAGCGCTTGCCAGGCGCACAATGCGCTTACTAAGAGGTCCTCCAGTGGGCATGGGTACGATCGTCATTTGATGGGTCTTAAGGTCCAGTTGCGAGCGGGCGAGACGCACCCCttgtttgaggatgaggtgtATGCAAAGAGCCAGGAGTGGAAATTGTCCACAAGCGGGTTGAGCGCTGGTGGGAAATTCACGGCGACTGGATTTGGGGCTGCTTGGCCCGATGGATATGGGATCAATT ACATGGCAGGCCCGCATTTGATCAAGTTTGGGATTGAGAGTAAATTCTCGTGCGAGAAGACGTCTACGCAGCGGTTCAAGCATAATATTGCGCAAGTATTGCGGGATATGCGTGCTGTGTGCGAGGCGGTGGGCGGAGTGGATGCATCGCGGGCCAAGTTgtag
- a CDS encoding expressed protein: MARLALLASALLATAAYAAKSNWGEACAQANTHLNQDNYELVTDCNSLTYCADNGTCAWKGCRKDTYPFGYNDYSFDQLPPLCPTGEFCPDEGDHCLNQVPVGSSCQKDRDNECQPPPNWKQLNGYLNSNGSICLDYTCYYANVTVGQTCVNDNTVYTAYKDDGSAYAFIVSRDNCANGHYCDATELVCYKSKAFGATCSGNKECLSYNCEDNGKCGKAANDVVHPPAWQYVLVGLGIVILIVAVMTGLWFMHRRWRNEKQVMLEQYYNEQIAYRQSIMSMSHAKQSLLSLPPNTTAGAARASLYGDTAWTSGTDYQSVPLPPNLRRDSTSGWSHDSDRVGHDSEVFLMQNGRYADAPEVSKYR; this comes from the exons ATGGCCCGTCTAGCTCTCCTGGCATCTGCGCTCCTCGCCACGGCGGCTTATGCGGCAAAATCAAATTGGGGCGAAGCCTGCGC CCAAGCGAACACACATTTGAACCAGGACAATTATGAGCTCGTGACGGACTGCAACTCATTAACGTATTGCGCGGATAATGGGACATGTGCATGGAAGGGATGTAGAAAGGATACT TATCCTTTTGGATACAATGACTATTCTTTCGATCAACTGCCACCACTTTGTCCTACGGGAGAATT CTGCCCGGATGAAGGTGATCACTGTCTGAACCAAGTACCGGTAGGAAGCAGCTGTCAAAAGGACCGAGATA ACGAGTGTCAACCGCCTCCCAACTGGAAACAGCTCAATGGCTACCTTAATAGTAACGGCAGCATCTGTCTTGATTATACTTGCTA CTACGCCAATGTCACTGTCGGTCAGACTTGTGTCAACGACAATACCGTCTACACTGCATACAAAGACGATGGCTCTGCTTACGCCTTTATCGTTTCTCGAGACAA CTGTGCGAATGGACATTATTGTGATGCTACTGAATTGGTCTGCTACAAATCCAAGGCTTTTGGAGCTACCTGTAGCGGTAACAAGGA ATGCCTGTCGTATAACTGTGAGGATAATGGAAAGTGTGGAAAAGCCGCAAACGACGTCGTCCATCCCCCTGCTTGGCAATACGTCCTTGTCGGTTTGGGTATCGTCATCT TGATTGTCGCCGTTATGACCGGTCTCTGGTTTATGCACCGTCGATGGAGAAACGAAAAGCAGGTCATGCTCGAGCAATACTACAATGAACAAATCGCCTATCGACAATCCATCATGTCCATGTCCCACGCCAAACAATCCCTCCTTTCACTCCCGCCAAACACCACCGCCGGTGCAGCTCGAGCTTCTCTCTACGGTGATACTGCCTGGACGTCGGGCACCGACTATCAATCtgtccctcttcctccaaaccTTCGACGTGATAGCACATCGGGGTGGAGCCATGATTCAGATCGGGTGGGTCACGACAGTGAGGTTTTCTTGATGCAGAATGGGAGGTATGCGGATGCGCCTGAAGTGTCAAAGTATCGCTAA
- a CDS encoding NADPH-adrenodoxin reductase, putative: MIPRSARLRLPSSSLSAHARRRLYTPVRPPLKLAIIGAGPSGFYTASRILSLIPPTSPEGQKLEVHMYERLPTPYGLVRYGVAPDHPEVKNCQHKFDELAHDSRFKYFGNTLFTSHPSSTFSPSPTEKAPSYTYPHALRLSFSDIMPYYSTLILTYGASLSNPLNAVPGSSSNSDPLTGVYPALALVSWYNSHPAYADLPVNLEKVKQVSVVGQGNVALDVARMLLKPVSSLAETDLSEEVLDVLSESSVEKVRVVGRRGPGQVAFTTKEFREMLSIPDVGYAGIDPALMEYAKENIEKGNGERMKKRLLQLMDKTKQQDGRKIFELDFLKGPKSFLPSTENASQVGEVEWNLNQLETRPATESQPASIVAKSTGETIRTPADMVVESVGYRSEPLTGPGHEWDLPFDIARGRVSNLNGRVIAEEGGFVPGVYAAGWAARGPVGVIATTMNDAYALASTILDDIYAPTTSSPAACMLNSRPYAGIPEKVQNAAMEGKIVVDLEGWAKIDKAEVERAKRMGSGKEREKFRRVEDMLAVLQ, from the exons ATGATTCCTCGGTCAGCGCGTCTAAGGCTTCCATCGTCTTCCCTCTCCGCCCATGCCAGACGGCGGCTCTACACCCCCGTCCGTCCCCCTCTCAAACTCGCAATTATTGGCGCTGGCCCCTCAGGTTTCTATACCGCCTCTCGTATCCTCTCTTTGATTCCCCCTACATCCCCAGAAGGTCAAAAACTTGAGGTTCATATGTATGAAAGGCTTCCGACGCCTTATGGGCTGGTAAGATATGGTGTCGCTCCAGACCATCCAGAGGTCAAG AATTGCCAACACAAATTCGATGAGCTGGCCCATGATTCTAGATTCAAATATTTTGGAAACACCCTCTTTacatctcatccttcttcgacttttTCACCTTCGCCAACCGAAAAAGCACCATCATACACTTACCCTCATGCCCTCCGCTTGTCATTTAGCGACATCATGCCGTATTATTCTACCCTCATTCTGACCTACGGTGCCTCACTTTCAAATCCTCTCAATGCTGTCCCGGGGAGTAGCTCCAACAGCGACCCATTGACAGGTGTTTACCCAGCCTTGGCCCTCGTAAGCTGGTACAACTCCCATCCAGCTTACGCTGACTTACCGGTCAACTTGGAAAAAGTCAAGCAAGTCAGTGTTGTCGGGCAGGGGAACGTTGCATTGGACGTAGCGAGAATGTTGCTCAAGCCTGTATCTTCTTTGGCAGAGACTGATTTGTCTGAAGAGGTACTCGACGTTCTTTCGGAATCTAGTGTCGAGAAAGTGCGGGTGGTGGGGAGGCGAGGTCCAGGCCAAGTAGCTTTCACAACGAAAGAGTTTAGGGAAATGCTCTCTATCCCCGATGTTGGGTACGCAGGTATCGACCCTGCTTTAATGGAATACGCAAAGGAGAATATTGAAAAGGGTAACGGagagagaatgaagaagaggttaTTACAGTTGATGGACAAGACGAAGCAACAAGATGGTAGAAAGATATTTGAGCTCGATTTCCTCAAGGGTCCTAAatctttcctcccctcTACAGAGAACGCAAGTCAAGTAGGCGAGGTGGAATGGAATCTTAACCAATTAGAAACGAGACCCGCAACCGAGTCCCAGCCAGCGAGTATAGTCGCAAAATCAACAGGCGAGACTATCAGGACCCCAGCAGACATGGTGGTCGAGTCTGTAGGGTACAGATCCGAGCCTCTTACTGGACCTGGACATGAGTGGGATCTACCGTTTGACATTGCTCGGGGTAGAGTGAGCAATCTTAATGGGCGTGTGATcgcagaagaaggtggttTC GTACCTGGAGTATACGCTGCTGGCTGGGCCGCCCGCGGTCCTGTCGGTGTCATCGCCACCACTATGAACGATGCCTACGCTCTCGCTTCCACTATCCTTGACGATATATACGCACCCACCACATCTTCCCCCGCTGCTTGCATGCTCAACTCTCGGCCTTATGCTGGTATCCCCGAAAAAGTCCAGAACGCGGCcatggaaggaaagattGTGGTTGAtttggaaggatgggcgaaGATTGATAAGGCTGAGGTTGAGAGGGCCAAGCGGATGGGGAgtgggaaggaaagagaaaagttTAGGAGGGTTGAAGATATGTTGGCGGTTTTGCAGTAG